A DNA window from Leishmania braziliensis MHOM/BR/75/M2904 complete genome, chromosome 5 contains the following coding sequences:
- a CDS encoding putative structural maintenance of chromosome (SMC) has translation MRVKSIVIDGFKSYAHRKELADLSPHFNAITGLNGSGKSNIFDAICFVMGITNLKRVRAEDPRELIFRAGTTGVHAARVTIEFVNDDPASAPPGYSCEEYPLITIGRQIKLGGRQQFFFNNTVSLQSKVKRFFESISLNVDNPHFMILQGTVHKLIGMRSQDILSLIEEAVGTKAFDHRRRTAETLIRNKERKMEEIDTNIEAQIRPLLDTMRADQEEYNAFMQNREKTEEKKRFRIALDYHTHHTEHTEVEARVEARKVDVQNAKSQLQALPRQEEEATRRLVQLQGSLHAPSEAAISLHEEEDELKKAHSRLESELDNCTRLLRQLETQLKTLRREQEKQSNNQVTFAARRQQHEQMLAQIKEGKEACAKLKRGLKLLQSGVQAGTSGVSLAEERQQVDLKLIEQQSRVHRATERFEELVKQQQRIEAHQAEESSRVRHLEHEHAKAAASLEKTKVVYAPLALKQERKEALEAEISSLKREYQAEYENFQRQVSTAAARNYDLDYNRYACPPDTEDNVLGRVGQLITPIDLQHALGLMVGAQNQLLRVVVTDDRVAEAIIHSGLRQRTAFFALDKLQRPPTHLFIDDAKLQAARLIAEQQGGWVHRARDLVTVQEASSHQQQLNALADFVFGTFFVCSSLRLAQDLAYNPSIKVKAVTIEGEVAEPNGLMTGGSTHHLRDVFADLKAYAAQKEPLQALQQRTRTLETEYAALRNTLRQHQHDIQAYKAAEAAAELSKQRYIVAASSAQSGAAELAEEMEREHATMTEAQEKVAVLQARQCELAAQAQTTDLNVVRTEIENQLAAAEAHVARLMADEERGAAEFERLEADMEQQTADLSRKAQDMEEELAQQQSQKLKLTAQVEELKQQLVAVQARCKHNEERRQQLEKEIDDTQEELTRLAERKVTLDNLAKNGEVELREQSRCLESLRRHIHEAEQRHSWLLEVRETFNQPGGPYDFSDAARTAATLQELREIEARAAAMSNKLSQKSAILYEERRREYEELVKQRTALGEDKEAIQRCITEIESKKWGALDRMVGIVSSIFGRLFAACLPGATAQLLEERDATNHLTGLGVRVSFNEKPRESLSELSGGQRSLLALCLMLAILRVRPAPLYILDEVDAALDPSHTQNIGRMLQLYFPHSQFLLVSLKDGMFNNANVLYHIRNTQGYSEVARIEHKPPSQPTSASSDTRAASSGADREGAVATSA, from the coding sequence ATGCGCGTGAAGAGCATCGTGATTGACGGCTTCAAGTCGTACGCCCACCGAAAGGAGTTGGCGGACCTCAGCCCGCACTTCAACGCCATTACCGGGCTCAATGGCAGCGGTAAGTCGAACATCTTCGACGCCATCTGCTTCGTCATGGGTATCACCAACCTCAAGCGGGTGCGTGCCGAGGATCCGCGGGAGCTGATTTTTCGCGCAGGCACGACCGGTGTGCACGCGGCACGGGTGACGATCGAGTTCGTGAACGATGACCCCGCCTCCGCGCCGCCCGGCTACAGCTGCGAGGAGTACCCGCTCATCACTATTGGCCGCCAAATCAAGCTTGGCGGACGGCAGCAGTTCTTCTTCAACAACACCGTGTCACTGCAGAGCAAGGTGAAGCGCTTCTTCGAGAGCATCAGCCTGAACGTCGATAACCCTCACTTTATGATCCTGCAGGGCACAGTGCACAAGCTGATTGGCATGCGCTCGCAGGACATCCTGTCGCTcatcgaggaggcggtgggcaCGAAGGCGTTTgatcaccgccgccgcaccgccgagACGCTGATCCGCAACAAGGAGCGCAAGATGGAGGAGATCGACACGAACATCGAGGCGCAGATCCGACCGCTGCTAGACACAATGCGGGCGGACCAGGAGGAGTACAACGCGTTCATGCAGAATCGTGAGAAGacggaggaaaagaagcgcTTCCGCATCGCGTTGGACTACCACACGCATCACACGGAGCAcacggaggtggaggcgagggTGGAGGCGCGCAAGGTGGACGTTCAGAACGCGAAGTCGCAATTGCAGGCACTGCCGCGtcaggaagaggaggcgacgcGTCGACTCGTCCAGCTCCAAGGCTCCCTCCACGCCCCGAGCGAGGCAGCCATCtcgctgcacgaggaggaggatgagctgAAGAAGGCGCACAGCCGCCTCGAAAGCGAGCTGGACAACTGCACCAGGTTGCTGAGGCAACTTGAAACACAACTCAAGACCCTGCGGAGGGAGCAGGAGAAGCAAAGTAACAACCAGGTGACCttcgcggcgcggcggcagcagcacgagcagaTGCTAGCGCAGATCAAGGAGGGCAAGGAAGCGTGCGCGAAGCTGAAGAGGGGTCTCAAGCTCCTCCAATCCGGCGTGCAGGCCGGCACCTCGGGTGTCTCGCTcgcggaggagcggcagcaggtgGATCTGAAGCTCATCGAGCAGCAATCACGCGTGCACCGCGCCACAGAGCGGTTTGAAGAGCtggtgaagcagcagcagcggatcGAGGCGCATCaggcggaggagagcagcCGTGTGCGGCACTTAGAGCACGAGCACGCCAAAGCAGCGGCATCTCTCGAGAAGACAAAAGTGGTGTACGCACCTCTGGCGTTGAAGCAGGAACGCAAGGAGGCGCTCGAGGCAGAGATCTCGTCACTGAAGCGCGAGTACCAGGCGGAATACGAGAACTTCCAGCGGCAGGTGAGCACTGCGGCCGCGCGCAACTACGACCTCGACTACAACCGCTACGCCTGCCCACCAGACACGGAGGACAACGTGCTTGGACGTGTCGGCCAACTCATCACTCCGATTGATCTGCAGCACGCGCTGGGGCTCATGGTTGGCGCGCAGAACCAGCTGTTacgcgtcgtcgtcacgGACGATCGCGTCGCCGAAGCCATCATCCACAGtgggctgcggcagcgcactGCGTTCTTTGCCCTCGACAAGCTGCAACGTCCGCCAACGCACCTCTTCATCGATGATGCgaagctgcaggcggcgcggcTCATTGCCGAGCAGCAGGGTGGCTGGGTGCACCGCGCACGGGACCTGGTGACGGTGCAGGAAGCCTCCtcccatcagcagcagctcaacgCCCTCGCGGACTTTGTGTTTGGCACCTTCTTTGTGTGCTCCAGCTTGCGACTCGCGCAGGACCTCGCCTACAACCCGTCCATCAAGGTCAAAGCCGTCACTATCGAAGGTGAGGTGGCCGAGCCAAACGGCTTGATGACGGGCGGGTCGACGCACCACCTGCGCGACGTCTTTGCCGATCTCAAGGCTTATGCAGCTCAGAAAGAGCCGctccaggcgctgcagcaacgcacgcgcacgctggAAACGGAGTACGCCGCCTTGCGCAACACGCTCCGGCAACACCAGCACGACATTCAGGCGTACAAGGCAGCGGAagctgcggcggagctgtCGAAGCAGCGCTACATCGTCGCTGCAAGCAGCGCGCagagcggcgcggcggagctggcaGAGGAGATGGAGCGCGAGCATGCCACGATGACCGAGGCGCAGGAaaaggtggcggtgctgcaggcgagGCAATGCGAGTTagcagcacaggcacagacgACAGACCTGAACGTAGTGCGGACGGAAATAGAGAATCAACtcgctgcggcagaggcTCACGTGGCGCGGCTGATGGCCGACGAGGaacgcggcgcggcggagtTCGAGCGACTCGAGGCGGACATGGAACAGCAGACGGCGGACTTGTCTCGCAAAGCGCAAGACATGGAAgaggagctggcgcagcagcagagccagaagctgaagctgactgcgcaggtggaggagttGAAGCAACAGCTGGTAGCGGTGCAGGCGCGCTGTAAACACAACGAGGAGCGGCGCCAGCAACTGGAAAAGGAGATTGACGACACTCAAGAGGAGCTGACGCGGCTCGCAGAACGCAAAGTCACGCTCGACAACCTGGCCAAGAAtggcgaggtggagctgcgaGAGCAGAGCCGGTGCCTAGagagcctgcgccgccacatccatgaggcggagcagcgccacagcTGGCTCCTCGAGGTGCGAGAGACATTCAATCAACCAGGTGGTCCCTACGACTTcagcgatgcggcgcgcacggcagccaccctgcaggagctgcgcgagatcGAGGCGCGTGCTGCCGCAATGTCGAACAAACTCTCCCAAAAGTCCGCCATCCTGTAcgaggagcggcgccgcgagtACGAGGAGCTCGTCAAGCAGCGCACTGCCCTGGGCGAGGACAAGGAAGCGATCCAGCGCTGCATCACTGAGATTGAGTCGAAGAAGTGGGGCGCGCTGGATCGCATGGTCGGCATCGTCAGCTCCATCTTCGGCAGGCTCTTTGCGGCCTGCCTGCCTggcgcgacggcgcagctgctggaggagcgcgACGCGACAAACCACCTCACCGGCCTTGGCGTCCGTGTCTCCTTCAACGAGAAGCCGAGGGAGTCGCTCTCCGAGCTCAGCGGTGGTCAGCGATCACTGCTCGCACTGTGTCTCATGCTAGCCATCCTGCGCGTCCGCCCCGCACCACTGTACATCCTGGATGAGGTGGACGCTGCACTCGACCCCAGCCACACCCAGAACATTGGTCGCATGCTGCAGCTCTACTTCCCCCATTCACAGTTTCTTCTGGTGTCTCTGAAGGACGGCATGTTCAACAATGCCAACGTGCTCTACCACATTCGCAACACGCAGGGCTACTCGGAGGTGGCGCGCATCGAGCACAAGCCACCGTCACAGCCGACAtccgccagcagcgacacgcgaGCCGCGTCGAGCGGCGCTGACAGGGAAGGTGCCGTGGCGACATCTGCGTAA